GAAGTCACCATCAAACGTATCGCTGTAGAAGCACAAGCGCTCAAAAATACGCGGCGCATCGGCCAAGCCGGGCAGGCTCTCGCCCAGGAACTTACGGAACATGGCCTCGGTCTCGGCCGGCATGATGCGCGGCAGGGTCGGGTCCATCGGCCAGCCCGGGCCGTGGTTGGCCAGCTTGAGCGTGCCATCTGGCTGGGCGGGGAAGCCGTACCAGCCGGTCTTGCCCACATCGGCGGTCCACACCGGGAACAGCGGCGGCTGGTAGCTGGCCAGCTCGGCGGCGGGCACCTGGAAGTGCATCACCGGCTGCGCGGTGGACCAGATCACGTTTTGTAGCCAGGGCAGCAGCGTACTGGTCCAGGTGCCGGCGCATACCACCACCGTATCGGCAAGATACTCGCTGCCGTCTGCGGTGCGTACGCCTTTGACGGCGCTGCCATCTTGAATGAGCTCGGTGAAGCGCGCTCCTTCGATGATGGTGACGCCAGCGGCACGCGCCCGCGCTGCCAGCACGGTTACCACGCGGCCACTAGGTGACCAGCCGCCCTGCGGGTTGAGGTAGCCATCGGGGTAGATGTCTGCGTTCCAGGCCGGGTAACGCTTGCGGATTTCGTCCGAGGTCAGGCGCTCAATGGCGTGGCCGCGCTTAAGCAGCAACTGATAGCTCTCGTACTCGAAGTCTCCCGGCCCCATGCCATCCAACGTGAAGTACAGCACGCCGGTTTCATGGAACACGGTTTCGCCAAGCTCTTCGTTCCATTGGCGCCACAATGCCA
The DNA window shown above is from Anaerolineales bacterium and carries:
- a CDS encoding FAD-dependent oxidoreductase — protein: MQPSSHVLIVGGGTFGINTALELRSRGHAVTLLEPGPVPHPDAASTDISKVIRMDYGRDEFYMEMMEASLALWRQWNEELGETVFHETGVLYFTLDGMGPGDFEYESYQLLLKRGHAIERLTSDEIRKRYPAWNADIYPDGYLNPQGGWSPSGRVVTVLAARARAAGVTIIEGARFTELIQDGSAVKGVRTADGSEYLADTVVVCAGTWTSTLLPWLQNVIWSTAQPVMHFQVPAAELASYQPPLFPVWTADVGKTGWYGFPAQPDGTLKLANHGPGWPMDPTLPRIMPAETEAMFRKFLGESLPGLADAPRIFERLCFYSDTFDGDFWIDRDPERPGLVVSAGGSGHAFKFTPLIGKVTADVVEGKPNKYAHRFAWRERGEVTAEEARFVERK